Proteins from a single region of Desulfobacter postgatei 2ac9:
- a CDS encoding YebG family protein, whose amino-acid sequence MPVIVQYIVVRDGDKKMTFATKKEADAYDKMLDIADNLFDFLENSDIVLDETRKEEISLLLAEKRDEVMPILRGVSPKAQNNRKKNASSSETAKIRGKAVAKQAASKPAETSEANTDPEVKPVAKSAAQAAPPIKEASSKKSG is encoded by the coding sequence ATGCCTGTAATTGTCCAATATATTGTTGTCAGGGATGGAGATAAAAAGATGACATTCGCGACAAAAAAAGAAGCAGACGCCTATGACAAGATGCTAGATATTGCCGACAATTTGTTTGATTTTCTTGAAAATTCCGATATCGTTCTTGATGAAACCCGCAAAGAAGAAATCTCCCTTTTGTTGGCTGAAAAACGTGATGAGGTGATGCCCATTTTAAGGGGCGTCTCCCCCAAAGCCCAAAACAACCGTAAAAAAAACGCCTCTTCTTCAGAAACTGCCAAAATCCGGGGCAAAGCCGTTGCAAAACAGGCTGCGTCCAAACCGGCCGAGACCTCTGAAGCCAACACAGATCCTGAAGTCAAGCCTGTTGCCAAGTCTGCGGCCCAGGCCGCTCCTCCCATAAAGGAGGCATCTTCAAAAAAGAGTGGATAG
- a CDS encoding efflux RND transporter permease subunit — MKALGKWSVAHRVTVNLIMVFLIVAGMFTAMNMKREMFPQFSLDMISIAVDCPGASPEDVEEGICIKIEEQLKSLENIKTMYSTAVEGHAGVVLELDAGTGITAKLNEVRTEIDLIDSFPTLAEDPVVVEIKNNEPAIYAAVYGDVAERTLKQTAEKIRDDLVGFDEISLAELMGVREYEISVEISEENLRNFSLSFDDVVRAVGSGSLELPGGLIKTSGGEFLIRAKGKRYTGAEYEQIPLVTRADSTVVLALFLDLGLAFWVASGIPISFTALLCQK; from the coding sequence ATGAAGGCCCTTGGCAAATGGTCGGTGGCGCATCGGGTTACGGTGAATCTGATCATGGTGTTTCTGATTGTTGCCGGGATGTTTACGGCCATGAACATGAAGCGGGAGATGTTCCCGCAGTTCTCTTTGGATATGATCAGTATTGCCGTGGATTGCCCGGGCGCCTCCCCCGAGGATGTGGAAGAAGGTATCTGCATCAAAATTGAAGAACAGCTCAAAAGTCTTGAAAATATCAAAACAATGTATTCTACTGCGGTTGAAGGACATGCCGGCGTGGTACTGGAACTGGATGCCGGCACGGGCATTACCGCCAAGCTTAATGAAGTCAGAACAGAGATTGACCTGATTGACTCTTTCCCCACCCTGGCCGAAGATCCTGTGGTGGTTGAGATCAAAAACAATGAGCCGGCCATTTATGCGGCTGTTTACGGTGATGTAGCCGAACGAACCCTTAAACAGACTGCCGAAAAAATCAGGGATGATCTGGTGGGTTTTGATGAAATATCGCTGGCAGAACTCATGGGGGTTCGGGAGTATGAGATTTCCGTGGAGATTTCAGAAGAAAATCTGCGCAACTTTTCCCTCTCTTTTGATGATGTGGTGCGCGCCGTGGGCTCGGGAAGCCTTGAATTGCCCGGCGGGCTGATCAAAACCAGTGGTGGCGAATTTTTAATCCGGGCCAAGGGCAAACGGTATACCGGTGCTGAATATGAACAGATTCCCCTGGTGACAAGGGCTGACAGCACTGTGGTGCTGGCCCTGTTTCTGGATTTAGGCCTTGCCTTCTGGGTGGCATCGGGTATTCCTATCTCCTTTACTGCGCTATTGTGTCAAAAATAG
- a CDS encoding metal-dependent transcriptional regulator, whose protein sequence is MTKAIDLSESLEDYLETILELQTTNTVARSKDIAERLDIKRGSVTGMLKKLAAQELINYEPYGYVTLTPKGEKIAKEIEKRHIMLKDFLIRFVGVEEQKADETACRMEHAMDTSTFKKFQAFIQTMDDCPHREDN, encoded by the coding sequence ATGACAAAAGCAATTGACCTGTCCGAAAGCCTGGAAGACTATCTTGAAACCATACTTGAACTTCAGACCACCAATACGGTTGCCCGGTCAAAGGATATTGCCGAACGGCTTGACATCAAGCGCGGATCCGTGACCGGGATGCTCAAAAAACTGGCAGCCCAGGAACTGATCAATTATGAACCCTACGGCTATGTAACCCTGACACCCAAAGGTGAAAAAATAGCAAAAGAAATTGAAAAGCGTCATATTATGTTAAAAGATTTTCTGATCCGTTTTGTCGGCGTGGAGGAACAAAAGGCTGATGAAACTGCGTGCCGCATGGAGCATGCCATGGACACATCCACCTTTAAAAAATTCCAGGCCTTTATTCAAACCATGGACGACTGTCCCCACCGGGAAGACAATTAG
- the lon gene encoding endopeptidase La, producing MSDDPRPITPEIVTEEEEENENKGELVTQSSKPKFLYLVPITGRPHLPAQVQPLVVSKKRWEETLAKSAKENQGLLGLCYFSEVKGKYVYKEDFPKIGCVVRMLNVQEVADNLQFIAQGLERFKIKKFLSDKPPFVAEVEYFPESKDDEDTVKAYAISIISNIRQLLSLNPLYSEELKQYLNHFSPDQPSPLTDFAAGITTASGDDLQDILETESILDRMKKVMMLLQKEIEIAKLQTKIQKDINTKVDDNKRKFFLREQLKAIQKELGIQKDDKTSDVDKFKERFAELNPPEHVVKRFDEEIEKLSVLETGSSEYGVTRNYLDWVTSFPWGVYSEDNIDIERAEKVLDRDHAGLSDVKERIIEFFAAGVYKKDISGSIILFVGPPGVGKTSIGKSIAEALGRKFYRFSLGGMRDEAEIKGHRRTYVGALPGKMVQALKDTAVANPVIMLDEVDKIGASYQGDPASALLEVLDPEQNSAFLDHYLDLRIDLSKVLFICTANTLDTIPPPLLDRMDRINLSGYISSEKLEIARKHLWPKLLKRNKLSASTITITEPTIRHLIEGYAREAGVRNLEKLLNKIIRKSIVKILKEKQEKIQINIKSLEDLLGPPVFTAEKQMTGTGIVTGLAWTAMGGATLSIEAVKVHEKGSGFKLTGKLGDVMQESASIALSHVRASSQSYGISENYFDEAFIHIHVPEGATPKDGPSAGITIATAIVSLASGREIERPLAMTGEITLTGDVLPVGGIKEKIIAARRVGIKEIILPQGCFSDFKKLPEHIKESIEFHFVKKYKEVYKIVFG from the coding sequence ATGAGCGATGATCCCAGACCCATAACGCCTGAGATTGTAACAGAAGAGGAAGAGGAAAATGAAAATAAAGGTGAGCTGGTTACCCAGAGTAGCAAGCCTAAATTTTTGTATCTTGTGCCCATAACCGGACGTCCCCACCTGCCGGCTCAGGTCCAGCCTTTAGTTGTCAGCAAGAAGCGATGGGAAGAGACATTGGCCAAATCAGCCAAGGAGAACCAGGGGCTTTTAGGGTTGTGCTATTTCAGTGAAGTCAAGGGAAAGTACGTATATAAAGAAGATTTTCCCAAGATCGGATGCGTTGTGCGCATGCTCAATGTCCAGGAAGTGGCGGACAATCTGCAGTTCATTGCCCAGGGCCTGGAGCGGTTTAAAATTAAAAAATTTTTGTCCGACAAGCCCCCCTTTGTGGCGGAGGTGGAATATTTCCCTGAATCCAAAGACGATGAGGATACGGTCAAGGCCTATGCCATTTCTATTATTTCAAATATTAGGCAGCTTTTGTCCTTGAATCCTTTGTATTCCGAAGAACTCAAACAATACCTGAATCATTTTTCACCGGACCAGCCTTCGCCTTTGACCGATTTTGCGGCCGGTATTACCACCGCGTCCGGGGATGATCTGCAGGATATCCTTGAAACCGAATCCATTTTGGACCGGATGAAAAAGGTTATGATGCTTCTGCAAAAGGAGATTGAAATCGCCAAACTGCAGACAAAAATCCAAAAGGACATCAATACCAAGGTCGATGACAACAAGCGAAAATTTTTTCTCAGAGAGCAGCTTAAGGCCATTCAGAAGGAGCTTGGCATTCAAAAGGATGATAAAACCTCTGATGTGGATAAGTTCAAGGAGCGGTTTGCAGAACTAAACCCGCCGGAACATGTGGTTAAACGTTTTGATGAGGAGATTGAAAAGCTCTCCGTGCTTGAAACCGGGTCCTCGGAATACGGCGTGACCCGTAACTATCTGGACTGGGTCACCTCTTTTCCCTGGGGGGTCTATTCCGAAGACAACATTGATATAGAGCGGGCCGAAAAGGTGCTTGACCGGGATCATGCCGGGCTCTCCGATGTCAAGGAACGGATTATCGAATTTTTTGCCGCAGGCGTGTATAAAAAGGATATTTCAGGGTCCATCATTTTGTTTGTAGGGCCGCCCGGCGTGGGAAAAACCTCAATCGGCAAGTCCATTGCCGAAGCCCTGGGTCGAAAGTTTTATCGGTTTTCATTAGGTGGAATGCGTGACGAGGCCGAGATCAAGGGACATCGGCGCACCTATGTGGGGGCTTTGCCCGGAAAAATGGTTCAGGCTTTGAAAGATACGGCCGTGGCCAACCCTGTGATTATGCTTGATGAGGTCGATAAAATAGGCGCATCCTACCAGGGAGATCCTGCTTCGGCATTGCTGGAAGTGCTGGATCCCGAACAGAATTCAGCATTTTTGGATCATTATCTTGATCTTCGCATTGATCTGTCCAAGGTGCTGTTCATCTGCACGGCCAACACCCTGGACACCATCCCGCCTCCCTTGCTGGACCGTATGGACCGTATTAATTTGAGCGGGTATATCAGTTCCGAGAAGTTGGAGATCGCAAGGAAGCATCTGTGGCCCAAGCTTTTGAAACGCAATAAGCTCAGTGCCTCCACCATCACCATCACCGAACCCACCATCCGGCATCTCATTGAAGGGTATGCACGGGAAGCTGGGGTCCGTAACCTTGAAAAGCTTTTGAACAAGATCATCCGCAAAAGCATTGTCAAAATTTTAAAGGAGAAACAGGAGAAGATCCAGATCAACATCAAGTCCCTGGAAGATCTGCTGGGACCGCCTGTATTTACCGCTGAAAAACAGATGACAGGTACCGGCATTGTGACAGGTCTGGCCTGGACTGCCATGGGGGGGGCCACCTTGTCCATTGAGGCGGTGAAGGTGCATGAAAAAGGCTCCGGGTTCAAACTGACCGGAAAGCTTGGGGATGTGATGCAGGAGTCCGCCTCCATTGCACTTTCCCATGTGCGAGCCTCATCACAGAGTTATGGCATCAGTGAAAATTATTTTGATGAGGCCTTTATTCATATTCATGTGCCCGAAGGGGCCACACCCAAGGACGGTCCAAGTGCCGGCATCACCATTGCCACAGCCATCGTCTCCCTGGCGTCGGGGCGTGAAATTGAAAGACCATTGGCCATGACCGGCGAGATTACACTTACGGGCGATGTCCTGCCCGTGGGTGGGATCAAGGAAAAAATCATTGCCGCCCGGCGGGTGGGCATCAAAGAGATCATTCTGCCCCAGGGGTGTTTCAGTGATTTTAAGAAACTGCCCGAACATATTAAAGAGAGCATTGAGTTTCATTTTGTGAAGAAATATAAAGAGGTATATAAGATCGTATTTGGATAG
- a CDS encoding adenosine kinase — protein MPSNTITGIGSALVDVLINETDEFLHKLNKEKGGMTYVTSAEQQDIISASSQIPVIVPGGAACNTILGVGNLGGTARFIGARGEDEYGDIFEDKVWECQVEPVLSYFDTPTGKVLSIVTPDAQRSMFTDLGASSLLDPADVTSQMFSDTTIALVEGYLLFNRELMMAAVKAAKAAGALVALDLASFEVVNASQDILPDLVKEYVDILIANEDEAKAYTGESDETAALEKLSVNVTYAVLKVGSRGSYIWHNNTVTRIEPVKGNAPVDTTGAGDLWAAGFLYGIANGLSIEKSGRLGSMCGYEVCQVMGAQIPEQVWEKIRATIEEQTPSK, from the coding sequence ATGCCTTCCAATACCATCACCGGAATCGGCTCTGCCTTAGTAGATGTCCTTATCAACGAGACCGATGAATTCTTACACAAACTTAACAAAGAAAAAGGTGGAATGACCTATGTAACGTCTGCTGAACAGCAGGACATCATATCAGCTTCCTCCCAGATACCGGTGATTGTACCCGGAGGAGCTGCCTGCAATACCATCCTGGGGGTAGGTAACCTCGGCGGTACAGCCAGGTTTATCGGGGCCCGGGGCGAAGATGAATACGGAGATATTTTTGAAGACAAGGTCTGGGAATGCCAGGTGGAACCCGTGCTTAGTTACTTTGACACCCCCACAGGCAAGGTGTTGTCCATTGTAACACCGGATGCCCAACGTTCCATGTTCACGGATCTTGGTGCATCAAGCCTGCTGGACCCTGCCGACGTTACCAGCCAAATGTTTTCAGACACGACCATTGCCCTTGTGGAAGGCTATCTGCTGTTTAACCGCGAGCTGATGATGGCCGCGGTCAAAGCGGCCAAAGCGGCAGGTGCCCTGGTTGCCCTGGATCTGGCAAGCTTTGAGGTGGTCAATGCATCCCAAGATATTCTGCCGGATCTGGTCAAAGAATATGTGGATATCCTGATTGCCAACGAAGACGAGGCAAAGGCCTATACCGGGGAATCAGATGAAACTGCCGCCCTTGAAAAACTATCTGTCAATGTTACATATGCCGTTCTAAAAGTGGGAAGCCGGGGCAGCTATATTTGGCATAACAACACCGTGACCCGCATTGAGCCGGTAAAAGGCAATGCCCCCGTGGACACCACAGGGGCCGGAGATCTGTGGGCAGCGGGCTTTTTATACGGCATTGCCAACGGACTTTCCATTGAAAAAAGCGGCCGGTTAGGATCAATGTGCGGATACGAAGTGTGCCAGGTTATGGGGGCCCAGATTCCGGAACAGGTGTGGGAAAAAATCAGAGCAACGATAGAAGAACAAACCCCATCAAAATGA
- the metK gene encoding methionine adenosyltransferase translates to MSANKSFLFTSESVTEGHPDKVADAISDSILDAIMAEDKKCRVACETLVTTGLVMVAGEITTECYVDIPEVVRATIKDIGYNSSNMGFDWQTCSVITSIDHQSPDIAQGVNEGDGLYKEQGAGDQGLMFGFATNETEELMPMPIIYAHKLTRRLAQVRKNGALDFLRPDGKSQVTIEYVDGVPKRVDTVVVSTQHSPDVSYDDLKAAVIKEVIKKVIPGEMMDGDTRFFINPTGRFVVGGPMGDCGVTGRKIIVDTYGGQGSHGGGCFSGKDPSKVDRSASYMGRYVAKNLVAAGLADKCEVQIAYAIGVAEPVSMMVDFMGTGKISEAKAREIVKEVFDLRPAGIIKELDLLRPIYRKTSAYGHFGRKDPDFYWERTVKADQIRSLAGL, encoded by the coding sequence ATGTCAGCAAACAAATCTTTTCTGTTTACATCCGAGTCTGTGACCGAAGGCCATCCTGACAAGGTGGCAGATGCCATCTCAGACAGCATTCTTGATGCCATCATGGCCGAAGATAAAAAATGCCGTGTGGCCTGTGAGACACTTGTGACAACAGGGCTTGTCATGGTTGCCGGTGAAATTACAACCGAGTGCTATGTGGACATTCCCGAAGTGGTCAGGGCCACCATCAAGGATATTGGTTATAACTCCTCAAATATGGGTTTTGACTGGCAGACATGTTCTGTTATCACCAGCATTGACCACCAGAGCCCCGACATTGCCCAGGGGGTAAATGAGGGTGACGGGCTTTACAAGGAGCAGGGTGCCGGCGACCAGGGCCTGATGTTCGGTTTTGCCACCAATGAGACCGAAGAATTGATGCCCATGCCCATTATCTATGCCCATAAGCTGACCAGGCGGTTGGCACAGGTCCGGAAGAATGGCGCCCTTGACTTTCTGCGTCCCGACGGAAAATCTCAGGTAACAATCGAATATGTGGACGGTGTGCCCAAACGGGTTGACACGGTGGTTGTCTCCACTCAGCACTCACCGGATGTTTCCTATGATGATCTTAAGGCTGCTGTGATTAAAGAGGTGATTAAAAAGGTAATCCCCGGAGAGATGATGGACGGTGACACCCGGTTTTTCATCAACCCCACCGGCCGTTTTGTTGTGGGGGGGCCCATGGGCGACTGTGGTGTGACGGGACGTAAAATCATCGTGGACACTTATGGTGGCCAGGGTAGCCACGGCGGCGGCTGTTTTTCAGGAAAAGACCCTTCCAAGGTTGACCGTTCCGCTTCCTATATGGGCCGCTATGTGGCCAAAAATCTGGTTGCTGCAGGGCTTGCCGATAAATGCGAAGTGCAGATTGCCTATGCCATCGGCGTGGCCGAACCTGTATCCATGATGGTGGATTTCATGGGAACCGGAAAAATTTCAGAAGCCAAAGCCCGTGAAATTGTCAAAGAGGTGTTTGACCTGCGGCCGGCCGGCATCATCAAAGAACTTGATCTGCTTCGTCCCATCTACAGAAAAACATCTGCCTACGGACACTTTGGACGCAAAGACCCTGATTTTTACTGGGAAAGAACCGTCAAAGCCGATCAGATCAGATCCCTTGCAGGGTTATAA
- the ahcY gene encoding adenosylhomocysteinase, producing the protein MSQKQDNGYITLDLSLPYKVKDIGLAEHGHKDMQLSEKEMPGLMAIREKYGHEKPLKGFKIMGSLHMTIQTAMLIDTLYELGADVRWATCNIFSTQDHAAAAIADKGTAAVFAWKGETLEEFWWCTEQALTWPDGSGPDLIVDDGGDATLFVHQGAKVEADPSILDKETNSGDERCLMDRLRESYNQDKQRWTNIAKKIRGVSEETTTGVHRLYHLASAGELLFPAINVNDSVTKSKFDNLYGCRESLADGIKRATDVMLAGKTVVVAGYGDVGKGCAASMKGYGAIVLITEIDPICALQAAMEGFEVVTMDQAVTRGDIFVTATGNYHVITGEHIAQMKDESIICNIGHFDSEIEMSFLDNHPNAEKITIKPQVDKWILPSGRSVIVLAEGRLVNLGCATGHPSFVMSNSFSNQTMAQIKLAQEDLEKKVYTLPKELDEEVARLHLKNLSVNLTKLTQEQADYIGVPINGPFKPDHYRY; encoded by the coding sequence ATGAGTCAGAAGCAAGATAACGGATATATAACGCTGGATTTGTCTTTACCCTATAAAGTCAAGGACATTGGTCTGGCCGAACACGGACACAAAGATATGCAGCTGTCCGAAAAAGAGATGCCCGGATTGATGGCCATCCGGGAAAAATACGGCCATGAAAAACCGCTTAAGGGCTTTAAAATAATGGGCAGCCTTCACATGACCATTCAAACGGCCATGCTTATTGATACCCTGTATGAACTGGGCGCTGATGTGCGCTGGGCCACGTGCAATATTTTTTCCACCCAGGACCATGCAGCCGCTGCTATTGCCGACAAGGGTACGGCTGCTGTATTTGCATGGAAGGGCGAAACCCTTGAAGAATTCTGGTGGTGTACGGAACAGGCGCTGACCTGGCCGGACGGCTCCGGCCCGGACCTGATTGTGGACGACGGCGGGGATGCTACCTTATTTGTTCATCAGGGGGCCAAGGTTGAAGCGGATCCATCCATTCTTGACAAGGAGACCAACAGCGGGGACGAGCGCTGCCTCATGGACCGGCTGCGGGAAAGTTATAACCAGGATAAGCAGCGCTGGACCAATATTGCCAAAAAAATCCGGGGAGTCTCCGAGGAGACCACCACCGGTGTGCATCGGTTATACCACCTTGCTTCCGCGGGAGAATTGCTGTTTCCGGCCATTAATGTAAATGATTCAGTGACCAAATCTAAATTTGACAACCTTTACGGTTGCCGGGAATCACTGGCCGATGGTATCAAACGGGCCACAGACGTGATGCTTGCAGGCAAAACCGTGGTCGTTGCCGGATACGGCGATGTGGGCAAAGGATGTGCTGCTTCCATGAAAGGCTATGGTGCTATTGTACTTATCACTGAAATCGATCCCATCTGCGCACTTCAAGCTGCTATGGAGGGGTTTGAGGTTGTCACCATGGACCAGGCCGTAACCCGTGGAGATATTTTTGTTACCGCCACAGGTAATTATCATGTCATCACCGGTGAGCATATTGCACAGATGAAAGATGAGTCCATTATATGTAACATCGGGCACTTTGACAGTGAGATAGAGATGAGTTTTCTGGATAACCATCCGAATGCGGAAAAGATTACGATCAAGCCCCAGGTGGACAAGTGGATACTGCCGTCGGGCCGTTCGGTCATTGTTCTGGCTGAAGGACGCCTGGTGAATCTTGGCTGTGCCACGGGGCATCCCAGTTTTGTCATGAGCAACAGTTTTTCAAACCAGACCATGGCTCAGATTAAACTGGCCCAGGAAGACCTGGAGAAAAAAGTATATACCCTGCCCAAGGAATTGGACGAGGAGGTGGCAAGACTACACCTGAAAAATTTGTCTGTTAACTTGACAAAGCTGACCCAGGAACAGGCCGATTATATCGGTGTGCCTATTAATGGCCCGTTCAAGCCGGATCATTACCGGTATTAG